The following nucleotide sequence is from Mangifera indica cultivar Alphonso chromosome 1, CATAS_Mindica_2.1, whole genome shotgun sequence.
AGCTCAACAACGTCTGGAATCTGAATGGGAACATGAGTTGTACCTGAAATCTCActgtatatttatattcatagtTGGCTGCAAGCGTCATGAGTCATCACAAATAAATACTTCTCAGTGCTCTCTCTTAATGTTTTGCCATACAGCCAGTTAACGTGGGGGCTGTCACTGCCCCTtctttattgctttttttttttaaattttggttcgAAAGTAATGAAGGATGTGaactttttagtttttgatGGCATGgttgaagttaaaaaaataagaccATTGGCATGAAATTTCTAAGATTCAGCAGGAAATAGGGAAAATGcatataaaagttgaaaaagatcGAAGGCCATATGCTGGGTTGCGAATGAAATGGGAATCACTGATCAACATGAAATTTCTGAGAAGTCAGCAATGAGAAGCCACACACAGTACATTGTTACAGCAACTCCATTAAATGCATTTGATGAGGCGAATTCAACAGATCtgtttgacaaaataataaaccAGTTTCAGTACTCCTTTTTCTGAGTTTTAATATTCTTGTACTGATCTTCATTGAAAAACTTACTCTATTATGGTGAGTCTTTTATATAACTGAACTATAGCAGGTTTTCTTTTAACCCTAATTAAAGTGGGAAAAGACTAAACTTATTAAGATGGGAAAAGAAGAACTCGTTAGAAGGGGAAGAGAAtctcttaaaatatattaaaaaatctcGATTGGGAAAAATATTACTTCCCTTTTCCAATTTCCAGCTTCAAGGACAAAAGTTTATGTATTGCTTGTTAATCATTGGAACACTTCAATTCACTGACACAAATCCGCGTTCAACTTGCACAGTCCGCGTTCTGAATTATCAAAATCTCCTTAAATTCTTGCCTGTATGAACACACGCAGCAATATCGCAGATGGATGGACTAAAATACTGATTAAAAGTGGGACCTTCACATGTGAGATTATTCATCCACCGCCATTTCTCTTGCACCTTATATCTGTTCTTCGATTTCAACGGTATGGGGCATCCTGACAATATTGGCTGTTCATTACTTTAACCTGAAAAGCCTTTCACGTAATCAGTAGATCCAAATGTGCACGAAAGCACAAATGGTTTCTAAaggtcaaaataaaaaaaaatccatttccCAAATACACCTAATGTATACCAATTTCATCACATGGAATTTAAGATTTGGACAATACTACAAGATGAAGACCAGttatctttttcttgtttgaatgACCGAATCTATCTGTCAAGAATGCTTGACATGAATTCAAATGCAGCCaatattctgaatatttaattcattttatgcTGCAGAGATGATAgccaaataaaaattaatttacattaaaacCGTTCATATGGGTAAAGTTTCTTCAACGTCTCAAACCTACCTCGGTTTAAGCTGCTTTCCCTTAATTAAACAggtttttaaaatgattattgaTACGAGAATTATGATGAGATGAAAAACTCAGCTAACCCATCAAGTAAAATAATTCTTGAGTTAACTCATTGATCTCATCTTCATTGAAAGCACACAACTAACGGTTCTTCATTTGGATAAACAGTATATGtaacaattaattaacaaaGCCAGTATATAATGTGTGATGATCGATAAAGGAAAATCCTGAAGTACAACACACTCAAACAGATATACATTTTGCTTGCTAATGATATCTAAACTGATGTGctcatgaaaaaataattgagcACTGAATTGAAGGATTGAGCTAGCTTGAAAAGAAGTAATATGCAGAGATGAGTTCTTTCCAAGGGAACTGTACTATTAAGTACGGACTTTTATATGTTTCATATGATGTAAAACATCTTCCAGTTCCTCAGGTAGGCAAGGGATTTTAAGAACACCCTTCTGATAAAATCCATATTCTTCTTCGGCTAGCTTCAGTAAACTCAAGAATTTTGGGTTCTTCAGAATTCCCAACTCTACAATGAACCTCTTTGGTTCTCCGCCCTTTACTGCAACAACTGCAATATGACCTTTCTTTACATCGTTTGGCAAATTTGCTGCACTTTCCTCTTCACCATCCTCACGCCGTCGTTGCAGCTTGGTTATGGCCATCTTAAGCTTCATAAAGCCTTTGATTTTCTCTCCCTTAATATCCATATCGATTATGGCTGAGGAATTCTTTGATACTATAAAAAACTGTCGCACTTTGAAGTACTCTTGTTGTGCTTTCTTTTacctttaaattttttggaGAGCCTCCAGCGAAATTTATACTGGTTAGTAAAGCCGTGGAGGTGATGGGAAGTCAGCTGAAGCTTCTTAGAAATAGTTGGGGCCATTTCATGTCGATGTAACCATGCATTATTTAATGCATATTTGATGATTCATCTCcctgttttttatattttctgcaACTCTGGGCCTTTGAAAAGATTTGATACggtgttttatttgtttccCATCTCGAATACCTTTTCTTCTCATCTAATAATTGATGCCGCCTGTTTTTTTACCTCCTCTTTCCTAGATTTGCACGACCAAGTTACATTCATTCATGTTAcctattaatttaaatgaatgaaGCGAGaataatgcaataaaaaacCGGTTGGACCGTCTGATCACCCGGTTCAACAAGTAATTAATCCAGCctagtttttatttaattgttgatTAAGTAAAAATCGATGAAACCCAATAAAAAGCTGGTTAACTggaaaaaattctttaaatctaaaaagactgtttcaatcaaatttgacagtttatatattactttattaaatattaaaatttaaaaactataaaaaattaaaattcaatattaaaacttaaaatgtaAACCAGATCAAACTTTCTCCACACTGCAAATTTGTGAATTATTTCTACCTTAGTGTTATACAttgtattatcaatataaataaagagATTTAAAGATATACTAATCTTTTATAGTggtaaatttgaaaatgttttataGATAATACTCGTATTAATTAATGGAATAATGgtataatgttataaaatgttaattaaatacttcATAATCATTCATTCAATTATAATAGTTTAGATTAAAATTGACAAATTGAATTAGTCAAATTACAAATTAGTGAAATTATTGGtcttaatataaaaacattgaGTGAGAACGAGGACATGAAGTCACAATTGACTTATAAATAGAATTAAAGGGAATTCATAATTCTTTTAGGTTAATTTAAAGCAAACTCTATATATcatgttaaattttattcattctttTAGAGTGTACAAAATAAACAAGACAAATGCTACTTCTAACCTCGCCGGTAATACTGAATTCGTATGCATTGTGCTTGGTGGTTGGAAGACAAAAGTTCATGTCATGTTTAAACTAGTTTGGAATGCCCCAAAAAGTTTGTcttcataatattataagatattagaACAATTAAAACACGtctttcttattttcaattttgtacGTGGAGAATTCAGCAGCGACGACCACGTTTTCGTTATCCCCAgtaccaaaaaattaaaaaaaagagtaattgCAACCGACGGTAGAAATTTAAGTTGACTTATAAAGGGTTTCTTCGTACTctctttgaaatattatttattcatcgTGTCCAAACTGTAGGTGTTCTGTGGCAGTGGCACATTTGAATTCTTACTTGGTCAAGACTGACACCACCTAACTTTGAATAACAAGGTACCTTTGTAAGGCGAGTGATTTGGTGTGTTTACTTATCCGATGATGTGGTTTAAGTACTAAATACTGCCCTGGCAAGGGTCCTAAACTGTGCATAGATAAAGATAATGCAAATGAATAAGCTGAACGATGATTTCCCACCCGAACTTTGATGGAACTGTTTGtttcatcatttaaatttaaaaaatttgtttatccATTCATCATCTAATTCTATTAATGAAAACCTGGTATGTGAAAGGGAAGCAAAGTCATTTTACTGAATCCTGTAATTTCTTCCCAAACCATTGTGAACCTTCCCATCTCCATCCTCTTCTAAATATTCCGCTAAACAAATGTTATTGGTTTCACATTACCAAAACATGAGAATAGGGATGGATATGAATTGAGTCAGATTCAAATATCTTCTAACTTCAGTTCGactaaaatgaaatataagatgACTCAAGATTATTAATTCAAAGTTAATAATAGTTCAAGTTCGATTCAGTCTTTAAGTTTGGAGTTCAAAGTTTGGttcaatttgtaatttgaattcataacttaTATTcgtgacttaaatttataacttattaacaaaaagacaacattttaataattgtttgacataattcaaatcaaattacattttaaatttaaactaaattgagttATTGTCTGATTCATGAGACCAATTAAATCGAACTTTTCATAAGTTGATTTTCGCtcaattttagaaataatttaacttttttagcttgagtttgacaTAGACAAATTTAATCCAATAGTGGCAATGATGGAAAGGCTGATGGTGGTTATGATAAGGATGGAGCTAGGGAAGGTTCAAACATTGATTTtggaaagaaattaaatattttttaggcaAATGAACTTTTCTACCATTTCATGTGATGggttttattaacaaaagtaGATAAcggataaataaataaattttttaaatttaaaaaatgagaaatgtTATTCTATCCAAGTTTGGGTGATTCGGCCAAATAAGTATGACCATGCAGTGTATAACAAGTTTCCTTGGAAGACTCAAATCCTGATTAATTTCGATAGCGGTGGTGGGGCATCTCTCATATGGCCAGCTCATGGCCGCTGTAAACCAAGATATATGCAACTTGGCATCTGCCTCTTTCCGCTTAATTAAAGTTACGAAAGCAGCTTATTCACCTCCTCTTCAGCCTGTTGATTTAACCCGCCAAGGCCAAGCAGTCTCCACCTGCAAAAAGAGTATTTTTGGACGAGAGAGGAACGACCATAAATGAtcatgagaagaaaaaaatgagagaaattaaacaatatttgttttttcaatttattttttcattgaaacCTCCATAGAATGAtgtgaatttattaaaaagaataaaagtaaacagatataaagttatatatcatttatttagcTAACACTTAATTAACCTTAGAATTCCTACAGACTATccaagattttatatataatcgtCATATCGAAGAATTATTACGCCATGATTATAAAAGAACAAAGAATCTTTAAATTCAATAGTCGCATTGAACATTTGGTCATTTTTCTCGCCATCTTAAGagttaaataacatttcacTTTTAACTGCTTTATCATTTGGGTTCTTTGCTTCTCAACATCAGCAACAATGAGACATTTCAGAAAACAAATGGTTGAAATTATTACTCTTTATAGTGTAGCTTGGACTCACGATGCTCCATTTGCTTAGAGTCTCTTTCTGTATCATCCAAGCTAGAAGCAAGTTAATTTCTTGGAACACTAGGCATGTCCATAGCCACTTTTCTGCGTAAATTTTGtcttcattatttaataatacagTGTGCAAACCGCGTCCGAAGAGTTTTGGCTAAAACTTCCcatgaattatgttttttttttttttttttgcaggcaTTAGTTGTCAAACGcgtaattaattaatgaggaATTTATATCTGCTTTCAGAATTTTGATTGTCTATCTATAACGCATCTTATATCAATCCCATTGCTaaagaaaattgtttgaaattgtCTCTGATCCATTATTGGATTTGCATATGGCCCATTACCCATTTTCTGACTTagatttttatcaataattttctaGCAACATATACGTACAAACAACAGGCTACGAAGTGCCATAGCTGACTATTCAATTTCTTAAGAGAGTTGTAACATTCCTTggttaaaattcattatgtttAAGGAAAATTGTTTTGTCTTCCTATAGTTTGATATAAAATTGTAGAAACAAGTGTGCTAATGTGCATAAAACGTATAGCAAATTACGATCTATCTATATACTATATAGAGAAGCTTCAAAGAGATCTACAAAGAATATAGAAACAAAAATCTTCATGGATTCTCCCAGCTAGCTAGTAACTCTGTATGATACTTGAATTACAGGTAGCCCAGGTTCCATCACCAGGCTTAATCTGGCATCGGTTTTCAAGAATTTCTTGCAATTCCTGAGGCAAACACGGCACCGTAATTGCTCCCCTATTCTCGAACCCGTATTCCTCCGCGGCCTGCTCCAGTAAACTCAAGAATGCAGGGTTGGTTAAGTAGCCTAATTCAACCATGAACCTTTGTGTTTCCTCACCCTTAAcagcaaaaacaacaaaatgacCTTTCTTTACATCATCAGGAACAAGATCAGGTCCTCTGGAAGCTAAGAATGGAAGACGCTTTTGCAATCTTTCTAACAAAAACCTCACCATCCGCCGTCTGTTACTTCCTTCACGATTATTCTTCATCTTTGTAGACATTATCTCTTCGAAGCTACCCTTTTTTTCTGGGAGGCTTTGATGTAATTTATACTGGGTGGAGAAATGTGTTTCCGGGAAACAACGAATCATTAAATGAATTTGATGGGTCGAATTTAATTCTTTTCGACTGTTTTTTATTGAACACGGTGGATATACGTGTCGACTTTCTGGAAACTAAAAATGATCAGAATTAACAATTATTGATGCTGATAAATGCGGAGATGGTATAAAGAAGATGATGTAATGCTGTAATGTAGTACGGAAACAGAAATAGAGAAACGTGAAAACGCGAAAACAGAAACGTAAAAacgcattttttaaaaaatatgggaaaCGGAAACATaggaaaacttataaatatgaaaaatataaggtttttttttataaatacaaaatttttaataataaaaatatataaacttgtataatataaaaataaataataaaaaaagaatgaagaaaaaaaatactataaaatagaatcataaaatttattgtaaattgttcttaaacaaacacacatagatatttaagaaaaaaataacaatatacaccaatctatatgatatgtcGGGAAAAATATGAGTAACACATAAAAAAGTAGAGagaagatgaattcaatataagatttaaagacattttcggtttgaaaatataaaagatatgtgtttaattgattttacgatttttctcctaaaataaatatgttttaaaatttttcaaaaattttgaaatgacccGAAACATTTTCTATAAGTTTCGGAAAGTTTCGAAAACAGAAACATtttcgaaaattttgaaatgacccGAAACATTTTCTACAAGTTTTGGGAAGTTTCGAAAACAGAAACATTTTCGAAACGTAGAAACGCATCCTATTAtaagtttccgtgctacttGTAAGTCATTGTTTGTTAAGAAGTCAAGGTGCAGTTGGAGGCATTGAAGGCCGAAGGGTGTAACAGTGAAGAGGAGTTGAAGCTTAATAAATTGATAGCTACAAGGGATTCCCCACTCTGTCCTTGACTTGTTAGCTAAGAGTATTTTTCTGAAGCCTGTTTCCGGGAAACTCTCCAAGATACTTCATAGGAGAGTGATCTTTTAGTTTcattatcttttccttttttaagtttaattgttgacataattataatatttttttatatttttattttaaaagtttatatttgtaattattaaaattaaagataaatttgaaataattaaaaagtaataatgaatcatgagacaaaatcaattatctcaaaatttttagaCTTTAGGTTTTCTGGAGAGCAACCGTTGGATTATGAGCTGAAGATGACCTGGGAGAACCATCCAGGACTTTCAATTAAAAGCCTTTCATGTCAAGAATGGAAAACAGCATATAAGGCACACTCAAGACTTGATTTGAAATTTCTTGCTAGTTTGGTTGTTGAACAGAAAGAGATAAACAATTGATAAGAAACAAGTCaattagaaaaacaaagaacaatatggaattttatgaataatacctaaatttcattaactataaATGAGTTACAGAATTGTTGCTATTTTGTATCGTGGGATTGTTTTGTCTTCtttgtattctttttttttttaaacaaaaaacttCATTGGAATTGGACCatcacattaaaatttttataaaaagaaggtcgaaggacaattttccacccaaggtttaatgaaaagataaattttcatctattaactttcaaaaatctaaatatcaatcaaatttctcacccaaggtttaataaaaagacaaatttttatccgttaacttttgaaattttaaatacccaACCAATTTTCCACCTAACGtttaataaaaagacaaatttcCACCCGTTAactttcaaaccttgggtgggaaattgtcctttggccctaaaaagaaaaccaaaaccatctataattaaaaagtttttctTTGTTAAAGAGGAAGGCAAATAATATCCAAGATATAATTGAAACTCACAATTATACTAAAGTGATATTACacaacattttaaataaattacataagaTATAACCAAAATTGGTTCTAATCACAAGAACAACAACTCCGATAAACAAAACTATGTCTAATCATTATAATTTCACAACTATCAACCACAAGAATGACAATCTTGCTGCTGAAAAGAAATCAAATATCCATCAAACTACTTGTCAATGTTTCTGAGCAAGCTTCCTCAGGCTAGGTTTGTAACGTGGGTTTGAAGCTAGAGATCTTGCATTCTAATTGTCACACCATCTAATAGCTTGGAAATACTGCTTGCTTGAATTTCAACCAGCAAATTCTTCAGCCAAGCTAGTTCAATTGATACATGGCTTGGTGCTTTGTATCTTGCTTTAGCAGAAGAAAGAGCAACTACCCTTTGTTTTCTAAAACTCCGCTGAACCAAATCACTCCTAAAGAATACATAGTAGCCACTGGTTGACCACCTATCACTTGGATTTCCAGCGCATTCAGCATCTGCATAAGCttctatcatttttatttgCGATGGTCTAAACCGTGTATTAAAATCCTTTTTATTTGAGGAAATATGATGGGTGTTGCTTGAAATTAACTAAATTTCCGATATAGTAAGGATAAGACAGGGCCAACTGCAGAAGGTTGTTTTCCCTTATCATCTCTATCATTTATTAGTGATGATATTTTCTTTCTATAAATCGCAATCAAAGTGACTACAGAACACTGATATAAATGCCATGATAAGATTAGATCGCCCATGCTTGATCCCTGTTTATCTTTCTCCAGCTCTTTCATGCCCCTTCAATTAATTCTACCGCTACAATGGAACTGTTAGCtggttttgttttcattttctgcATGCAAAAACAAAGACAATAACTATTATCAGAAATTCTAATCGTCAATATAGTCTTAAAA
It contains:
- the LOC123195943 gene encoding auxin-induced protein 6B-like translates to MDIKGEKIKGFMKLKMAITKLQRRREDGEEESAANLPNDVKKGHIAVVAVKGGEPKRFIVELGILKNPKFLSLLKLAEEEYGFYQKGVLKIPCLPEELEDVLHHMKHIKVRT
- the LOC123192168 gene encoding protein SMALL AUXIN UP-REGULATED RNA 10-like yields the protein MIRCFPETHFSTQYKLHQSLPEKKGSFEEIMSTKMKNNREGSNRRRMVRFLLERLQKRLPFLASRGPDLVPDDVKKGHFVVFAVKGEETQRFMVELGYLTNPAFLSLLEQAAEEYGFENRGAITVPCLPQELQEILENRCQIKPGDGTWATCNSSIIQSY